The proteins below are encoded in one region of Kogia breviceps isolate mKogBre1 chromosome 8, mKogBre1 haplotype 1, whole genome shotgun sequence:
- the SET gene encoding protein SET: MSAPAAKVSKKELNSNHDGADETSEKEQQEAIEHIDEVQNEIDRLNEQASEEILKVEQKYNKLRQPFFQKRSELIAKIPNFWVTTFVNHPQVSALLGEEDEEALHYLTRVEVTEFEDIKSGYRIDFYFDENPYFENKVLSKEFHLNESGDPSSKSTEIKWKSGKDLTKRSSQTQNKASRKRQHEEPESFFTWFTDHSDAGADELGEVIKDDIWPNPLQYYLVPDMDDEEGEGEEDDDDDEEEEGLEDIDEEGDEDEGEEDEDDDEGEEGEEDEGEDD, from the exons ATGTCGGCGCCGGCGGCCAAAGTCAGTAAAAAGGAGCTCAACTCCAACCACGACGGGGCCGACGAGACCTCAG aaaaagaacagcaagaagCAATTGAACATATTGATGAAGTACAAAATGAAATAGACAG aCTTAACGAACAAGCCAGTGAGGAGATTTTGAAAGTAGAACAGAAATATAACAAACTCCGCCAACCATTTTTTCAGAAGAGGTCGGAATTGATCGCCAAAATCCCAAATTTTTGGGTAACAACATTTGTTAACCATCCACAAG TGTCTGCACTGCTTGGGGAGGAGGATGAAGAGGCGCTGCATTATTTGACAAGAGTCGAAGTGACAGAATTTGAAGATATTAAATCAGGTTACAGAATAGATTTT TATTTTGATGAAAACCcttactttgaaaataaagttctttCCAAAGAATTTCATCTGAATGAGAGTGGTGATCCATCTTCAAAGTCCACTGAAATCAAATGGAAATCCGGAAAG GATTTGACAAAACGTTCAAGTCAAACGCAGAATAAAGCCAGCAGGAAGAGACAGCATGAGGAACCAGAAAGCTTCTTCACCTGGTTTACTGATCATTCTGATGCAGGTGCAGATGAGTTAGGAGAGGTCATCAAAGATGATATTTGGCCAAATCCATTACAGTACTACTTG gTTCCAGACATGGAtgatgaggaaggggaaggagaagaagatgatgatgatgatgaagaggaggaagggttGGAAGATATTGATGAAGAAGGGGATGAGGATGAAGGTGaagaagatgaagatgatgatgagggggaggaaggagag GAAGATGAAGGAGAAGATGACTAA